Genomic window (Sediminispirochaeta smaragdinae DSM 11293):
GTCTCTACGGTAAAACGGGTCCGCCGTTTCATGAAAGAATTGGGCCTTAAAGCGCTGTCACCGAAGAAATTGACATCCATCCCGAAGAAGGAGCATCCGGTTTATCCATATCTGCTGAAAGGAAAGAGGATCAGATATCCCAATCAGGTCTGGGCGACCGATATTACCTATCTGAAGCTTGAAACAGGATATGTTTATCTGGTTGCCATTATGGATCTCTATAGCCGTAAAGTTTTAAGCTGGAGGATTTCACTCACTATGGATGCAGAGTTCTGCTGTGAAGCGTTAAAGGACGCCCTGAGAAACTATGGCACGCCTGCGATCTTCAATACAGACCAGGGAAGTCAGTTTACCTCCTATGGCTTTCTTCAAATCCTGAAAGATGAAGGTGTAGAAATCAGTATGGATGGTCAGGGCCGTTGGCGGGATAATATCTATGTTGAACGGTTCTGGCGAACTCTCAAGTATGAAGATATTTACTTGAAGTCCTATGAATCAGTGCGAGAACTGAAAACCGGACTTACCCGGTACTTCAGGTTCTACAACAGCCGAAGATTTCATCAGGGCCTGGATTATAGGACTCCGGAAGAGATGTATATATCATTCCAGGAAAAGGAGCTTAAAGCTGCTGCATAGTCAGATTATACCGGTAGGTTCCACCTTAAATAGTTTGCAAAACTGTTTGACAAACGGGCTCAGCATAAATGAGGGGGATTATGCGGGCTCATATCTCCGTCGCCCTGGGCTCGAATTATAGTCCCCTGTTATTGTTTTGAAAGGGGGCCGCTGTAAGCCCGGATTATGGGACTGTAGCGAAACGGTATTGTATCGGTACCTCATTCCGATGAGTGTGTCTGCCAGTAGCGTTCAGGCAGAAAATGGGGCATGGCGTTGCAATCATGAAAGGCGAACCTCTACCCGTTCAAATCAGATCGGTCCCTATACGGCGCCAACCACACGCCAAAACCACGAGGATGTGGGGAAATTTGTTTCACAAACGGCTCTTTCAAGAGGATGGTCTCCGTGGCGAGGGGTTTACCAGAGATCACTACAAGGTGCAAAACATGAGCAGTACAGACATAAAAACCGCTACCGGTTTGGTAGCGGCAAATAAGGATGTAGGTGATAAATTGGTATTTACTAACCAATCTACAACCATTTCCTTTTCCTGTCAAGAAATTCAAGCAACTGATGAACATCTTGAGTCCATGGGCTATCTCATCCAGGATTTCTTTCGAAACGGTTGTCGGGCAAACCGGGACCTCTTTGCCATGAGACTTGCGACCCTGGTGAGGGTGATACGAGAGACCATCAACGAAGGGGTTCTGGAGTGAATGATCTGCAGAGCAGGATGCAGTTTACGAAGAGAAGATCATACAATATATGGAACCCCGGAAATCGGCGCGAACCTCAGCGATTATGTAGTTAGGCGCCTTTGTCGTTTCAGTCCCAAAAGTATACTATATTTTTCTCACAATACCTCAACCCCACAAGGAGGTGGGGTTATCTTGTATATTGTCGAAACGTTATATGGCATTTCGGCATACAAATTCTTTATAGAATGTATTGTACTTACGTGAATCTACTGCTGCAGCTTCTTGAGCATATCGTTCCGCTTTTGGCTTTGTGCTTTTCCAATTACCAACTTTAATTCCTGTTGAATGATAAACGGATTCACTTCTAAGCTTGTAGTACCAGTAACCACGAACCCGTTTTACCGTCCAAGGATCAGAATGCCGTGGCATAACCATAACCTCATTTCAGGTGCAATATAGGGTGCAATTGATAATATGGAAGTGTAAGTTAATTGGAAGCTTTTGTAAATCCTTATTATGGAATGAAATAATTTTACCCCCGACGCGATTCGAACGCGTGACCTACTGCTTAGGAGGCAGTCGCTCTATCCTGCTGAGCTACGGGAGCACAATAATATCTTATTTGTACACGGTTTTTCTCCTGAGTGTCAATGTTTGCTTCTATATCCTTCGTTGACATCTTTTTATAATCATGTAAAGATTGAGTCATCTGATGACTAAGGGGGCGGATATGGCAACGACATTAATCGAAAACGGAACCATTCTTACCGTTGATGATTCGAACACGGTCTATAAGAGTGGCTATGTTTTGGTGGAAGATGATCATATTGTGAAGGTCGGACAGGGGGATGCCGATGAAAGGACCAGGGATGAGGCTTCGAAAATCATCGACGCAAGTCTTATGGCCGTGATGCCCGGAATGGTCAATGCGCATACCCACCTTTTTCAGTCCTTTTTGCGGGGTTTGGCCGATGACAAGCCATTGCTCAAGTGGCTTGAAACGGCGATCTGGCCGGTGGCAAAATCGATGGATAGCGGGAATGCAGGGATGGCTGCCCGGCTTGGCATTCTCGAAAATATTCGTGGCGGTGCAACATCGGTTATCGACCATCAGTATATTCATACCGAACCTGGGGTTGACGATGCGGTATTTGCGGCGGCGGAAGACTTAGGGATTCGCTTCAGACATGCCTATGGATGGGCCGATATGAACTATCATCCGACCCTTCAGCTTACTGCTGATTATATTATCTCGGAATTGGAACGCTTGTATCATGGCTGGCATGGTAAGGCGAACGGTCGGCTTACCTTTGAGCCTGCTCCGCTTATTCCCTGGGGTTGCAGTAATGAAACTATGCTGAAGACGTGGGAGCTTGTAAAGGCGTGGAAGGTTGGAAACCACATTCATGTGGCAGAGACCAGGGAAGAGATCGAGATGAACCTTAAGGATCGTGGAAATCGGCATATTGAATGGCTTGATTCCCTTGGTATCCTCGGCCCCGAGATGCAACTTGTCCACAGCGTTTGGCTTGAGGACAATGAGCTTGAACTGGTGAAAAAGAGCGGGGCCACGGTGGTACATTGCCCGGTTTCCAACATGTACCTTGCCTCGGGTGCCGCACGGATACCGGAAATGAAGGATCTTGGCATCCATGTCGCCCTCGCAACAGACGGTCCTGGCAGCAACAATAATCAGGATATGATGGAAACACTGAAAACCACGGCGCTTCTGGCCAAGTTGTCTACCCTCAATGCCATGGCCTTGCTCCCCATGGATGTTATTCGTTTTGCCTGCCGTGGTGGTTCCCATGCCTTCGGCCAGCCGCAAGCTATCGGCTCTCTTGAGGTGGGGAAAAAGGCCGATATTGTTTTGATCGATTTGGACAGCCCCTTTGCCATGCCGGTCCATCATGCCGATTCGGCGATTGTCTATAACCTTGGTAGTGCAAGTGTGGATACCGTTATGGTGGACGGACGAATCTTGCTCGAGAAAAAAGAGTTTACCGATATCGATGAGGAAAAGGTTCTCTCGGATGCACGTCAGAGCTGCAGCGAACTTTTCCGCAGGGCGGGGGTTGCAGTATAGATGGCGTGGGAGATCCGATAGGGTACAATCTCAATAACATTGGCAAAGAAAAAACACGGCCCTGTAGGTAGTCAGGGCGGTCCCTTCCGGATCCCGTAACCATCCTTGGATGTCCGTCTTTGCCTCTGGAGTGATATATCCGGAGGTAAAGTATGGATACTGTTGTTTCGACGATTTTCTTTAACGGTCAATTCTGGGTCGCACTTGTTGAAAAACGCGGAGAAGATGGAACCCTCTCCGTGGCCAAGCATACTTTTGGCCCCGAACCGACGAATAACGACATCCTTGATTTTTATTTCAATAGCTATCACTATCTGCGATTTTATGCATGCCAAAGAATTGTGCGGGCAAAAAAGCGGCTTTCTGGGAAAGAAGAAAAGCGAAGTCTAAAGAAATCGTTTGACCTCTATAAAGAGGAGCAGCGGGAAGTTCTGCTTGTTCGCAAAAAGGAGAGGAAAGTGAGGTACCGGGCCGATGCGAATGAACAGTATCGTAGACGGTGTGAAAAAAGGAAAGAAAAACGGCGCGGACATTGAGATAAGACGTTGAGATGATTAGAGCCACTTTTGGAGAAGCTGCATTTTTACGATAAGGGGATTGAAGGCCACTCGAACGTAACCAACCGGCCGATCCTGGTAGCTGAAAAAACGTTGATACCACACGATGATCGGTAGCGCATTGCTGGCCTCGAAGGCTGCAAGGTCGGCTTCTTCGGCAAGCTGCGGCTCCATGCATACGTTGGCATGAGAAATCTTTTGGCCGGCATATTTCCAAAGAAAGTTAAGGATATTGCCATCTGCTTCCTCTGTTTCCGGCGGATTCGTGATGATACATGCGGGGATAAGATTGGTGGTGAGGATAGCAGGGTGTCCGTCGGCAAGGTAGCGCCAGTGATAGCACAGATGCTCGCCTTCGATCCCAAACCACTTTCGTTCCTCCTTGTCCGGGGCCCTTCTAACGACCCTATCGCCGCGTTGGCCGACTTCATATCCTCCTGCCTGGATCAATTCTGTAAATTCCAGATTTGTATCGATACGCATGGATAGGTCCAATGCACTACTGTGGTAGAAATTACCGGCACCGTGGCGTTTGGAGACGATACCCTCCCTTTCGAGCATCCGCAGGGCCTCCCTCACCGTTGCCACACTTACACCCAGTTTTCTGGCAAGCTCCCCTTCCGGGGGCAATCGGTTGGCTTGAGTACCATTTGAAGGCGGGAGGGTTTGTATTAATTCCAAAAGAGCCTGTCTCACCAGAAGGAGACGGGAGTAACGATTGGTAATCATTTTGCTTACTGTATCATGGGAGACGAGCGACTGAAAAGCCTACGGAACGTTGCCTTCTCTTCTGCCAGCTGGAATCGATGCTCCGAACATGATATGATCGCCTCTATGAAGGTATTTGTTGTCTACAGCTCTCCTGCAGGCTCGACGGCGAGAATTGCCCGAAGAATTGCCGACTTTTTCAGAAAAGGAGGGACGGAAGAATTTTCTGTTTCTCTCTACGATCTTGGAGCTCTGAAATTTTACAATGAGGGCAATAAGATTTCTCCGCTTCTGAAAGAAATTGATGCAGCTGGTGAGAATGGCCTTCTGTTTCTCGGATCACCGGTATATGTAGGCCACGCTGTTCCCCCTGTTAGTAACTTTATTGATCTGTTGCCTTCCGATATCGGTACTGTTTTTGTCCCCTTTGTTACGTGGGGGGGAGTCTCTTCCGGCGTTGCCCTGCAGGAGATGGCGGAAAGTGCCTTCTCGCATGGGTTGCGGGTGGCCGGAGGAATTTCCATGGTTGCCCCCCATTCGCATATGTGGAGGGATGATAACCCTCTCGGTAAGGCTCGGCCGAATAAAAACGATATGGAGATGCTTGACCGCTGGCTATTCGATTTTGTACGTAGGCTCGCCACTTCAGCCCTTTCACCTGAAAGTTCAATAGAGGCTCTTATACACCCCGACCCTGTAGTTCGGGAAAGCTTTTCCAGGGTTGATCTTGCCTCTGCGGCGGATGAAATGCCCGACAGAACGATTCGGACCGAAGGGGCCAATGCCTGTACCCTCTGCCGAAGCTGCTATGCGGTCTGCCCCACCTCGGCGATTCAATTTGCCCCGCATCCGGTCTTTACCGATCGATGTATCTACTGCTTTAATTGCGTTAAATTGTGCCCGAACGGTTCGATAGTTGCTGATCTTGTTTCCAAAGAGCGTTTTCTTCACAAAACCTCGCTTCTCAGAAACGAACCGGCTTCTCCTCGTTTTGTGTTCCTTACCTGACCCTTTGGCCGGATTCCCGGCGGGATTTCCGGTGGACGATGTCATCAACAATCTTCAATCTTCGCAGCTTTCCAATACCTTTTCTTGCGATACGACAGTTCTGCTACTATAATAAAATGGTACTGGGGGAGGGACTTTGCGTGAATGATCATGATAAACGCATCTTGGAATTTATATTGTCGCACGGTCTGGTCAGTGTTGAACGTCTGCAATTGTCTTTTGAAAGGCGGTTGTGCGAAACCTTATCACTTTTTGATTCATCGAAACATCTCATAATGCTTTCCCGTCAGGACATTATGCGGGAAGCGAATCACTTTTTTATTCGTTCGCTGGAATCTGTCAGATCGCCGTCTCATTGGCATCTGTATGAGAAAAAAGACTTTCCTGATTGTGTTTCAGAAGCTTCCGATCTTCTTGCTTTAAGGAATTAAAAGCGGCACACTGGAGATCGACACAAGGCGTGTTAATCTGTTTCAGGAGTGTTGCTGTGAAAGATAATTCCTTTGCTGCGGGCCGGTCCCTGCTGAAAAGTCGGTGGCCCGAACTTTCCACCATAAAAACCGCTAAAGCGAACGGTCTCCCTTCTCCTCCCCTTCAGGACCCGGCATCGCAGGGCGAGGGGCTGATCAGGCTTCCGATCATGCCGGGAGGTATGGCGAGCGAAATCACTCTTATCGAGGCAATGGCAGCACGCCAAAGTCGGCGTCATTTCCCCGGTGGGGAGCTTTCGCTTGATGAGCTTTCCTTCTTACTTTGGGCGACCCAGGGAGTGCGAAAGGTTTCCTCCCAGTTTAGTCTCAGAAGCGTTCCCAGCGGAGGTGCCAGGCATCCCCTTGAAACCTATCTTTTTATCAAAGCGGTTCATGGTCTTGATCCCGGATTGTATCGGTATCTTCCCCTTGATCACGCTCTCACCCTGCTCCGCAAGGCGAATGATCCTGATGGCGAGGAAAAAGAGCTTGATGAGGCGTTATTGAAGCATAATTTTGGTGCAGCCGTCACCTTTCTGTGGGCCGGAGCCCCGGAGCGTGGAGAATGGAGCTATGCCTTTGAAGCCCACAGATTGATGCTGATCGATGCCGGTCATGTGTGCCAGAATCTCTACCTCGCCTGCGAGGCCATTGGCTGCGGAACCTGTGCCGTGGGCGCCTATGACCAGGAAAAGTGCGACCGCTTTCTCGGCCTTGATGGAAAAGAGCGCTTTCTTATGTATGCCGCTCCCGTGGGGAAACGTGCTTAAGATGTTGCGGGGTCATTCTGTTTACGGCAACCTTAAAGGCAAAGCGCATGATTGTTTCGGTTGAAACCGTCGGACCGTATTTTTTTTGCATGATAAGCACGATTGTTTTGAGGGCATCTTCACTGAGAATGAGATAGATAAATCGATCCCGTTCTTCCGGGGTCATTGCTTCCCAGGTAACCATGAGTGCATCCTATGGAAAAAGCTATTGCATCTTAACACTAAACAGATGTATAGTATTTGTATGAATACCGAAGCGAAGATCAAGATACTTGCCGATGCGGCCAAGTATGATGTTTCTTGTGCCTCCAGCGGAAGTACACGTTTAGGTCCCAAGGGTGGTATGGGGTCAACCCTATCTGCGGGAATCTGTCATTCCTGGAGTTCGGACGGCAGATGTATAAGTTTGCTGAAGGTCCTCTTTTCAAATGCCTGCCGTTACGACTGTTCCTACTGCGTGAATAGGGCTTCCGCCGGTGGTAGACGGGTTTCCTTTACCGTAGATGAGCTTACGAACATTGCAATGGCCTTTTATCGAAGAAATTATATTGAAGGGCTTTTCCTTTCTTCCGGGATTTTTGCCGAACCCGATGTGGTGATGGAGCAGCTTTTACGGGTTGCCATAACATTGCGGAGCGAACACCGTTTCGGCGGATATATCCATATGAAGGCCATCCCCGGTGCTTCCCAAGAGCTTGTTGCCGCCGCCGGTCGTTGGGTCGACCGTATGAGCGTCAATATCGAACTTCCAAGCGAACGGTCTCTCAATCGTCTGGCACCCCAGAAAAAACGTCGGGATATCCTTGGCCCCATGGGGTGGATGCGTACCGAAATCGACCACTACCGTGAAGGTATGGAAGAGTTTCGCCATTCCTCGTTTTTGAAAACAAAACCTGCCTCCTTCGTTCCCGCCGGACAGAGTACACAGCTCATTGTGGGGGCTAGCCCCGAGGCCGACGGCACCATTCTTTCCCTCGCCGACGGCCTCTATAAAAGCTACGGTATGAAACGGGTCTACTATTCGGCCTTTGTTCCAACAGTTTCCCGGGCCGAGGGGCCAGGCCTTGATCTGGGGACCCCGAATCGTCTCAAGGCTCGGGAACATCGCCTCTATCAGGCTGATTGGCTCATGCGCTTTTACGGTTTTGCCTTCGATGAGCTTGTGGGGGACCGTTCTGCATCTCTTGATCCCGAACTTGATCCGAAAAGTCATTGGGCGATTGTACACCGCGACCATTTTCCGGTGGATCTCGAGCGTGCCGATTACGAAGTGCTTCTACGGGTTCCCGGAATCGGAGTGCGGTCTGCACATCGTCTTGTGGTTGCAAGGCGCGAGGGCCCCCTGAATTTTGAGCTGGTGGCGCGTTTGGGTGTGGTCCTTTCCCGTGCCAAGTACTTTGTCACCTGCGGTGGTCGGTCCCTTGTTTCCGCAGACTATTCCGAAAAGGTACTTAGGATGAGATTGGGGGAAGGCCCCGATGCTTTCGGTCAGCTTTCTCTTTTTGATGCTATCAGCGGAGAGTTGTGATGCCGCGATTGTCGTACGATGGTAGCTGGAAGGGCTTTCTCACGCTTCTTGCCAAAAGTGAGATAATGGAGCCTGAAGATTGTAAAGATTTAGCGATACATAGACAGGGCAGGAACGGGGATTTGTTTTCCGAGGCGGGGGATTTTGTTGCCACACTGGAAAGGGATGCGAGACGGATTCATGATTGCCTCGGGAAAAAACTCGGTGCACGGGCTGCCTGGGTCATGAGTCGGGCTCAGGCAGCCGAGCGGGAAGATGTGGATCGGCTTTTATTGCTGCTTTGGCGCTTCCCCGATCGCTTGGACCGTGATGAGCGCCTGGGGCTCCGAGAATGGGCCGAACGGGTTGCTACCGAGTGCCATCGGTATCAGGGAATCCTGCGTTTTTTCCCTCTTGATGTCGGAATCATGTATGCGCCTCTTCGCCCCCGCTTTGCCGTTCTGCCCTTTCTTGCCACCTGGGCGGCCGAGCGATTTCCTCAAACACCTCTGCTTTTTCATGACAGGGGGCGCGATCTTTTTCGCTGGACGGTTCCCGCTTCAAAGGTGGGCCCCGGAATCAAGGGAAGGGCTTCGGGTGAGGGGGCTTTTGATAAGGCCCGTCGGGTATTCGAGTTACTGCCTTCAAAACAGGAGCTTGAGGCCGTTCCCGCTAGAGGGGATTGTGTGCAGGAGTGTTGGAGCGGCTATGTACATGCTACGGCAATTAAGGAACGCCGCAACAGCAACCTGCAACGCTCCTTTTTGCCGAAGGTCTATCGTGAGTATCTTCCCGAATTACGGTTTGACTCATAGAGCATTTCTACTGTTACGAATATACGAATATTAGTAGCATTTGGTTCCTAATGCATGCTTATCACCAGGATTCGTAACACTACGCTTTGCTTCCTATACACCCGGCGGGATCTCTTGCTGGTCATGCTGAGGAGTACCGTGTTTTGCAAGAGCTTCCAGTTCGTCCCGATTGTAAAAGATGGAAAGTCCGCCGGAGGAGGTTTCCCGATAACGGCTGGATAGGTCTTTCCCGGTCTGAGCCATGGTGTCGACTACCTCGTCGAAACTGATCATATGCTTTCCGTCAGAAAGAGTTGCAAAGGTCCCGGCATCGACCGCCCTGGTTGCGGCTACCGCATTTCTCTCGATGCAAGGAACCTGAACCAAGCCTCCCACCGGATCACAGGTAAGGCCGAGATGGTGCTCAAGTCCCATTTCGGCTGCGTACTCAACCTGACTGGGGGTGCCGCCCAGCAACTGAGCCGCCGCTGCAGCAGCCATGGCACAGGCCGTACCCACTTCCCCTTGGCAGCCGACCTCGGCTCCACTGATGGAACCATTGTGCTTGACAAGGTTGCCGATCAGGCCTGCTGTCGCAAGGGCCCTTCTGATCCGCTTATCGGTAAACTCAAAATCTTCCTGAAGTACCTTCAGCACCGCAGGGAGGACACCGCAGGATCCGCAGGTGGGAGCGGTGACAACAATGCCTCCTGATGCGTTTTCTTCGGAAACCGCCAGGGCATAGGCAAAGAGTTTACTAATCTGCCTGATCATACCGTAGGCATGCCTGCTTTTCATGAAATAGCTTGAAGCCTTTCTCGCAAGATTCAGAGAACCGGGAAGTCGTCCCTCGTTTTCAATACCCCGGGCGATGGTCTCTTTCATCGTGGTCCACACATCGCTCAAGAATTGATCAAAGTCGGTATCTTCATGCTCATAGACATATTCCCACAGCTGTCGTCCCTCACGTTCCGCCCAGGGGAGAATTGAACGCATGGTGAGGTATGGGTAGGGATCGGTCCTTTGCTCGTTTGCCTGAACCTGCTCGTCTTCGTACAGGAGAGCCCCTCCCCCGATGCTGTAGACTATTTCCTCTGCTATAAGCGCTCCATCGGTATCAATGGCCTCAAATCTAAGCGCGTTCGGATGACGGGGCAGCAGCTCGTTCGGTTTCCAAATTAATGTTGTTGTATCGTCGCCTAGAACATCGAGGATCGCTCGGTCGGTCAGGTGCCCCTTGCCGGTTGCCGCAAGACTACCGAAAAGCGTGACCCTGTAACGGGGAGCACTCGGATAACGGCCTAAAAAGTTCTCGGCCGCACGATGGGGCGCCATAGTATGGCTGCTCGACGGACCGATACCGATCCTGTAGAGCTCCCGCAATGATTTCATTTTTATACCTCTTCAAGAGGGACTTTTTGCCATCGTCCTTGTATGAGCATGCGGACCGTTTTATATCCTGCAGCGGTGAGCATGGACCTACAGGTAGGGAAGGCATAGTCCAGCCATTCGGGACGATGGGCATCGGAATTGA
Coding sequences:
- a CDS encoding NAD(P)H-dependent oxidoreductase produces the protein MGDERLKSLRNVAFSSASWNRCSEHDMIASMKVFVVYSSPAGSTARIARRIADFFRKGGTEEFSVSLYDLGALKFYNEGNKISPLLKEIDAAGENGLLFLGSPVYVGHAVPPVSNFIDLLPSDIGTVFVPFVTWGGVSSGVALQEMAESAFSHGLRVAGGISMVAPHSHMWRDDNPLGKARPNKNDMEMLDRWLFDFVRRLATSALSPESSIEALIHPDPVVRESFSRVDLASAADEMPDRTIRTEGANACTLCRSCYAVCPTSAIQFAPHPVFTDRCIYCFNCVKLCPNGSIVADLVSKERFLHKTSLLRNEPASPRFVFLT
- a CDS encoding DUF4130 domain-containing protein is translated as MPRLSYDGSWKGFLTLLAKSEIMEPEDCKDLAIHRQGRNGDLFSEAGDFVATLERDARRIHDCLGKKLGARAAWVMSRAQAAEREDVDRLLLLLWRFPDRLDRDERLGLREWAERVATECHRYQGILRFFPLDVGIMYAPLRPRFAVLPFLATWAAERFPQTPLLFHDRGRDLFRWTVPASKVGPGIKGRASGEGAFDKARRVFELLPSKQELEAVPARGDCVQECWSGYVHATAIKERRNSNLQRSFLPKVYREYLPELRFDS
- a CDS encoding amidohydrolase family protein, which encodes MATTLIENGTILTVDDSNTVYKSGYVLVEDDHIVKVGQGDADERTRDEASKIIDASLMAVMPGMVNAHTHLFQSFLRGLADDKPLLKWLETAIWPVAKSMDSGNAGMAARLGILENIRGGATSVIDHQYIHTEPGVDDAVFAAAEDLGIRFRHAYGWADMNYHPTLQLTADYIISELERLYHGWHGKANGRLTFEPAPLIPWGCSNETMLKTWELVKAWKVGNHIHVAETREEIEMNLKDRGNRHIEWLDSLGILGPEMQLVHSVWLEDNELELVKKSGATVVHCPVSNMYLASGAARIPEMKDLGIHVALATDGPGSNNNQDMMETLKTTALLAKLSTLNAMALLPMDVIRFACRGGSHAFGQPQAIGSLEVGKKADIVLIDLDSPFAMPVHHADSAIVYNLGSASVDTVMVDGRILLEKKEFTDIDEEKVLSDARQSCSELFRRAGVAV
- a CDS encoding L-serine ammonia-lyase — its product is MKSLRELYRIGIGPSSSHTMAPHRAAENFLGRYPSAPRYRVTLFGSLAATGKGHLTDRAILDVLGDDTTTLIWKPNELLPRHPNALRFEAIDTDGALIAEEIVYSIGGGALLYEDEQVQANEQRTDPYPYLTMRSILPWAEREGRQLWEYVYEHEDTDFDQFLSDVWTTMKETIARGIENEGRLPGSLNLARKASSYFMKSRHAYGMIRQISKLFAYALAVSEENASGGIVVTAPTCGSCGVLPAVLKVLQEDFEFTDKRIRRALATAGLIGNLVKHNGSISGAEVGCQGEVGTACAMAAAAAAQLLGGTPSQVEYAAEMGLEHHLGLTCDPVGGLVQVPCIERNAVAATRAVDAGTFATLSDGKHMISFDEVVDTMAQTGKDLSSRYRETSSGGLSIFYNRDELEALAKHGTPQHDQQEIPPGV
- a CDS encoding putative DNA modification/repair radical SAM protein translates to MNTEAKIKILADAAKYDVSCASSGSTRLGPKGGMGSTLSAGICHSWSSDGRCISLLKVLFSNACRYDCSYCVNRASAGGRRVSFTVDELTNIAMAFYRRNYIEGLFLSSGIFAEPDVVMEQLLRVAITLRSEHRFGGYIHMKAIPGASQELVAAAGRWVDRMSVNIELPSERSLNRLAPQKKRRDILGPMGWMRTEIDHYREGMEEFRHSSFLKTKPASFVPAGQSTQLIVGASPEADGTILSLADGLYKSYGMKRVYYSAFVPTVSRAEGPGLDLGTPNRLKAREHRLYQADWLMRFYGFAFDELVGDRSASLDPELDPKSHWAIVHRDHFPVDLERADYEVLLRVPGIGVRSAHRLVVARREGPLNFELVARLGVVLSRAKYFVTCGGRSLVSADYSEKVLRMRLGEGPDAFGQLSLFDAISGEL
- a CDS encoding GntR family transcriptional regulator; protein product: MITNRYSRLLLVRQALLELIQTLPPSNGTQANRLPPEGELARKLGVSVATVREALRMLEREGIVSKRHGAGNFYHSSALDLSMRIDTNLEFTELIQAGGYEVGQRGDRVVRRAPDKEERKWFGIEGEHLCYHWRYLADGHPAILTTNLIPACIITNPPETEEADGNILNFLWKYAGQKISHANVCMEPQLAEEADLAAFEASNALPIIVWYQRFFSYQDRPVGYVRVAFNPLIVKMQLLQKWL
- a CDS encoding IS3 family transposase, whose product is MIDPSDRHLSIARQSELVGVSRSHHYYKKRAPQRADIEEMIKLKELFIKYPFYGYRKQMLELGNESIVSTVKRVRRFMKELGLKALSPKKLTSIPKKEHPVYPYLLKGKRIRYPNQVWATDITYLKLETGYVYLVAIMDLYSRKVLSWRISLTMDAEFCCEALKDALRNYGTPAIFNTDQGSQFTSYGFLQILKDEGVEISMDGQGRWRDNIYVERFWRTLKYEDIYLKSYESVRELKTGLTRYFRFYNSRRFHQGLDYRTPEEMYISFQEKELKAAA
- a CDS encoding SagB/ThcOx family dehydrogenase; this encodes MKDNSFAAGRSLLKSRWPELSTIKTAKANGLPSPPLQDPASQGEGLIRLPIMPGGMASEITLIEAMAARQSRRHFPGGELSLDELSFLLWATQGVRKVSSQFSLRSVPSGGARHPLETYLFIKAVHGLDPGLYRYLPLDHALTLLRKANDPDGEEKELDEALLKHNFGAAVTFLWAGAPERGEWSYAFEAHRLMLIDAGHVCQNLYLACEAIGCGTCAVGAYDQEKCDRFLGLDGKERFLMYAAPVGKRA
- a CDS encoding YjdF family protein, whose amino-acid sequence is MDTVVSTIFFNGQFWVALVEKRGEDGTLSVAKHTFGPEPTNNDILDFYFNSYHYLRFYACQRIVRAKKRLSGKEEKRSLKKSFDLYKEEQREVLLVRKKERKVRYRADANEQYRRRCEKRKEKRRGH